A single window of Opisthocomus hoazin isolate bOpiHoa1 chromosome 5, bOpiHoa1.hap1, whole genome shotgun sequence DNA harbors:
- the PLK4 gene encoding serine/threonine-protein kinase PLK4 isoform X2: MATCIGEKIEDFKVGNLLGKGSFAGVYRAVSLKTGLEVAIKMIDKKAMHKVGMVQRVQNEVKIHCQLKHPSILELYNYFEDSNYVYLILEMCHNGEMSRYIKNRKKPFSEEEARHFLHQIITGMLYLHSHGILHRDLTLSNILLTNNMNVKIADFGLATQLKMPHEKHYTMCGTPNYISPEIATRSPHGLESDVWSLGCMFYTLLIGKPPFDTDTVKNTLNKVVFADYEMPAFLSREAQDLIHRLLRKNPADRLSLSSVLDHPFMSRCSSAQSKDSGTSEGSMDSGNATISTTFTGSSNISTSGCLKEKKKLLVGQPLPNKMTFFPKNKNSSDTSSVDRSGSFHQWGIQGKEIGVTGRGRTVQLAEERPHSRYLRRAHSSDRSGTSHSQNQGISNIVERCYSMELLSKPKVATRENTECFSPANSYTDIGEIFKEKTSSISGSFEGQISPPVKDQPHSNYLYPVKPQLGLLEQKSQAETMQQWLGSMQTNVPLRPPADLTGNSNAHGGFRYHQNVQKDGSRNAWNTLKDIRNCDASINCPHSLNQRNPKKYIPGVLCKPEKIQPSSSTCGLWSTSEQNQMWGKEAPAHQKPTLRSTVAPLNACRLKPIRQKTKNAVVSILGTGEVCMEFLKEHHSQELVKEVLRISCDGNTIAVYHPNGGRGFLLGDRPPAPPEDISMYNFDNLPEKYWKKYQYAAKFVQLVRTKTPKVTLYTRYAKCMLMENSPTADVEICFYDGAKIHKTAGITRVIEKSGKSFTLKGESEAGLKKEIQVYMDHANEGHRICRALESAVLEEEKRSASVPFFPIIVGRKPGNSESPQAVASLFLDNTSCSKEVMALDRNTAASSTPVQTPNCPPSVVSYEKPAFVTNTAETTCSSVHQAECSPNSAQLLKSVFVKNVGWASQLTSGAVWVQFNDGSQLVAQAGVSSITYTSPDGQTTRYGENDKLPEYIKEKLHYLSSILVMFTNPAGPH; this comes from the exons AGAAAATAGAG GATTTCAAGGTGGGGAACCTCCTGGGGAAAGGCTCCTTCGCGGGGGTCTACAGAGCAGTATCCCTGAAAACCGGTCTGGAAGTGGCTATCAAAATG ATAGATAAAAAAGCCATGCACAAAGTTGGAATGGTACAGAGGGTTCAAAATGAGGTGAAAATACATTGTCAGCTAAAGCATCCATCTATACTTGAG CTTTATAACTATTTTGAAGATAGCAACTATGTATACTTGATACTTGAGATGTGTCACAATGGTGAAATGAGCAGATAcataaagaacagaaagaaaccattttcagaagaagaag CCCGACACTTCTTGCATCAGATTATCACGGGTATGCTATATCTTCATTCTCATGGAATACTGCACCGGGACCTCACCCTTTCTAATATCTTACTCACTAATAATATGAATGTCAAGATTGCTGATTTTGGACTAGCAACTCAGCTGAAAATGCCTCATGAAAAGCATTACACCATGTGTGGAACTCCAAATTACATTTCTCCAGAGATAGCCACAAGGAGTCCACATGGACTTGAATCTGATGTGTGGTCTTTGGGCTGTATGTTTTACACTCTTCTTATTGGAAAGCCACCTTTTGACACTGACACGGTCAAGAACACGCTTAATAAAGTAGTATTTGCAGATTATGAAATGCCAGCCTTTTTATCAAGAGAGGCGCAAGACCTTATACATAGGTTACTTCGCAAAAATCCAGCAGATCGTTTGAGTCTTTCCTCAGTGTTGGATCATCCTTTTATGTCCAGGTGTAGCTCTGCACAGAGTAAAGATTCGGGAACTTCAGAAGGTTCCATGGACAGTGGAAATGCTACCATCTCTACAACCTTCACAGGTTCTTCCAACATCAGTACCAGTGGTTgcttgaaggaaaagaagaagctGTTAGTTGGACAGCCACTCCCaaataaaatgactttttttcctaaaaacaagAATTCCAGCGATACTTCATCTGTAGATAGAAGTGGTTCTTTTCATCAGTGGGGAATTCAGGGAAAAGAAATTGGCGTAACTGGCAGGGGAAGAACCGTGCAACTTGCTGAAGAGAGACCCCATTCGCGTTACCTTCGAAGAGCCCACTCTTCAGATAGGTCTGGCACATCCCACAGTCAGAATCAAGGCATATCAAACATTGTTGAGAGGTGTTACTCTATGGAACTGCTTTCTAAGCCTAAAGTAGCAACAAGGGAAAATACAGAATGCTTTTCACCTGCCAACAGCTATACTGACATAGGAGAGATATTTAAGGAGAAGACTTCTAGTATTTCTGGTTCTTTTGAAGGGCAAATATCTCCACCTGTGAAAGATCAACCACA CTCAAATTATCTGTACCCAGTGAAGCCCCAACTTGGTTTGTTAGAGCAGAAGTCCCAGGCTGAAACAATGCAGCAGTGGCTCGGAAGCATGCAAACAAATG TTCCGCTGAGACCACCTGCAGACCTAACTGGCAACAGTAATGCCCATGGAGGTTTTCGGTATCATCAGAACGTGCAGAAAGATGGCTCAAGAAACGCATGGAACACCTTAAAAGATATAAGGAATTGTGATGCATCCATCAACTGTCCTCATTCTTTAAACCAGAGAAACCCAAAAAAATACATCCCTGGAGTTCTCTGCAAACCTGAGAAAATTCAGCCCTCATCTTCTACGTGTGGCCTTTGGTCAacttcagaacaaaaccaaatgtGGGGCAAAGAAGCACCAGCACATCAGAAACCTACACTGCGAAGTACAGTAGCACCTCTCAATGCTTGCAGGCTAAAACCAATCaggcaaaaaacaaaaaatgcagtg gtGAGCATTTTAGGTACTGGGGAAGTGTGTATGGAGTTTCTAAAAGAACACCATTCACAGGAACTTGTGAAAGAAGTTCTCAGAATATCTTGTGATGGAAATACG ATTGCAGTTTATCATCCGAATGGAGGAAGAGGTTTCCTTCTTGGTGACagacctcctgctcctcctgaagACATCTCTATGTATAATTTTGACAACTTGCCAG AAAAGTACTGGAAAAAATACCAGTATGCAGCCAAGTTTGTGCAGCTGGTAAGGACAAAAACCCCCAAAGTTACGCTCTACACAAGATATGCCAAGTGCATGTTGATGGAAAATTCACCCACTGCAGATGTTGAAATTTGTTTTTATGATG GAGCAAAGATACACAAGACAGCTGGTATAACTCGTGTGATTGAAAAATCAGGGAAGTCCTTCACTTTGAAAGGAGAAAGCGAAGCAGGTTTGAAGAAGGAAATACAAGTTTATATGGATCACGCAAATGAG GGACATCGTATATGCCGTGCACTGGAATCTGCtgttttagaagaagaaaaaaggagtgcAAGTGTTCCATTTTTTCCAATAATTGTTGGAAG aaaacctGGCAATTCTGAATCGCCACAGGCTGTAGCATCTCTGTTCTTGGACAATACAAGCTGTTCAAAAGAAGTCATGGCACTGGATAGAAATACAGCTGCCAGTTCTACTCCAGTTCAAACTCCGAACTGTCCTCCTTCT GTGGTGTCATATGAAAAGCCTGCATTTGTGACTAACACTGCTGAAACTACCTGCTCCTCTGTTCACCAAGCAGAATGCAGTCCAAATTCAGCCCAACTTTTAAAATCTGTCTTTGTGAAAAATGTTGGTTGGGCTTCTCAG CTGACCAGTGGAGCAGTGTGGGTTCAGTTTAATGATGGATCCCAGCTGGTAGCCCAAGCAGGTGTTTCTTCTATCACTTACACATCTCCAGATGGCCAGACAACTAG GTATGGAGAAAATGATAAGTTGCCAGAATACATCAAAGAGAAGCTGCACTATCTGTCTTCTATTCTTGTGATGTTTACCAATCCGGCTGGTCCCCACTGA
- the PLK4 gene encoding serine/threonine-protein kinase PLK4 isoform X1 encodes MIDKKAMHKVGMVQRVQNEVKIHCQLKHPSILELYNYFEDSNYVYLILEMCHNGEMSRYIKNRKKPFSEEEARHFLHQIITGMLYLHSHGILHRDLTLSNILLTNNMNVKIADFGLATQLKMPHEKHYTMCGTPNYISPEIATRSPHGLESDVWSLGCMFYTLLIGKPPFDTDTVKNTLNKVVFADYEMPAFLSREAQDLIHRLLRKNPADRLSLSSVLDHPFMSRCSSAQSKDSGTSEGSMDSGNATISTTFTGSSNISTSGCLKEKKKLLVGQPLPNKMTFFPKNKNSSDTSSVDRSGSFHQWGIQGKEIGVTGRGRTVQLAEERPHSRYLRRAHSSDRSGTSHSQNQGISNIVERCYSMELLSKPKVATRENTECFSPANSYTDIGEIFKEKTSSISGSFEGQISPPVKDQPHSNYLYPVKPQLGLLEQKSQAETMQQWLGSMQTNVPLRPPADLTGNSNAHGGFRYHQNVQKDGSRNAWNTLKDIRNCDASINCPHSLNQRNPKKYIPGVLCKPEKIQPSSSTCGLWSTSEQNQMWGKEAPAHQKPTLRSTVAPLNACRLKPIRQKTKNAVVSILGTGEVCMEFLKEHHSQELVKEVLRISCDGNTIAVYHPNGGRGFLLGDRPPAPPEDISMYNFDNLPEKYWKKYQYAAKFVQLVRTKTPKVTLYTRYAKCMLMENSPTADVEICFYDGAKIHKTAGITRVIEKSGKSFTLKGESEAGLKKEIQVYMDHANEGHRICRALESAVLEEEKRSASVPFFPIIVGRKPGNSESPQAVASLFLDNTSCSKEVMALDRNTAASSTPVQTPNCPPSVVSYEKPAFVTNTAETTCSSVHQAECSPNSAQLLKSVFVKNVGWASQLTSGAVWVQFNDGSQLVAQAGVSSITYTSPDGQTTRYGENDKLPEYIKEKLHYLSSILVMFTNPAGPH; translated from the exons ATG ATAGATAAAAAAGCCATGCACAAAGTTGGAATGGTACAGAGGGTTCAAAATGAGGTGAAAATACATTGTCAGCTAAAGCATCCATCTATACTTGAG CTTTATAACTATTTTGAAGATAGCAACTATGTATACTTGATACTTGAGATGTGTCACAATGGTGAAATGAGCAGATAcataaagaacagaaagaaaccattttcagaagaagaag CCCGACACTTCTTGCATCAGATTATCACGGGTATGCTATATCTTCATTCTCATGGAATACTGCACCGGGACCTCACCCTTTCTAATATCTTACTCACTAATAATATGAATGTCAAGATTGCTGATTTTGGACTAGCAACTCAGCTGAAAATGCCTCATGAAAAGCATTACACCATGTGTGGAACTCCAAATTACATTTCTCCAGAGATAGCCACAAGGAGTCCACATGGACTTGAATCTGATGTGTGGTCTTTGGGCTGTATGTTTTACACTCTTCTTATTGGAAAGCCACCTTTTGACACTGACACGGTCAAGAACACGCTTAATAAAGTAGTATTTGCAGATTATGAAATGCCAGCCTTTTTATCAAGAGAGGCGCAAGACCTTATACATAGGTTACTTCGCAAAAATCCAGCAGATCGTTTGAGTCTTTCCTCAGTGTTGGATCATCCTTTTATGTCCAGGTGTAGCTCTGCACAGAGTAAAGATTCGGGAACTTCAGAAGGTTCCATGGACAGTGGAAATGCTACCATCTCTACAACCTTCACAGGTTCTTCCAACATCAGTACCAGTGGTTgcttgaaggaaaagaagaagctGTTAGTTGGACAGCCACTCCCaaataaaatgactttttttcctaaaaacaagAATTCCAGCGATACTTCATCTGTAGATAGAAGTGGTTCTTTTCATCAGTGGGGAATTCAGGGAAAAGAAATTGGCGTAACTGGCAGGGGAAGAACCGTGCAACTTGCTGAAGAGAGACCCCATTCGCGTTACCTTCGAAGAGCCCACTCTTCAGATAGGTCTGGCACATCCCACAGTCAGAATCAAGGCATATCAAACATTGTTGAGAGGTGTTACTCTATGGAACTGCTTTCTAAGCCTAAAGTAGCAACAAGGGAAAATACAGAATGCTTTTCACCTGCCAACAGCTATACTGACATAGGAGAGATATTTAAGGAGAAGACTTCTAGTATTTCTGGTTCTTTTGAAGGGCAAATATCTCCACCTGTGAAAGATCAACCACA CTCAAATTATCTGTACCCAGTGAAGCCCCAACTTGGTTTGTTAGAGCAGAAGTCCCAGGCTGAAACAATGCAGCAGTGGCTCGGAAGCATGCAAACAAATG TTCCGCTGAGACCACCTGCAGACCTAACTGGCAACAGTAATGCCCATGGAGGTTTTCGGTATCATCAGAACGTGCAGAAAGATGGCTCAAGAAACGCATGGAACACCTTAAAAGATATAAGGAATTGTGATGCATCCATCAACTGTCCTCATTCTTTAAACCAGAGAAACCCAAAAAAATACATCCCTGGAGTTCTCTGCAAACCTGAGAAAATTCAGCCCTCATCTTCTACGTGTGGCCTTTGGTCAacttcagaacaaaaccaaatgtGGGGCAAAGAAGCACCAGCACATCAGAAACCTACACTGCGAAGTACAGTAGCACCTCTCAATGCTTGCAGGCTAAAACCAATCaggcaaaaaacaaaaaatgcagtg gtGAGCATTTTAGGTACTGGGGAAGTGTGTATGGAGTTTCTAAAAGAACACCATTCACAGGAACTTGTGAAAGAAGTTCTCAGAATATCTTGTGATGGAAATACG ATTGCAGTTTATCATCCGAATGGAGGAAGAGGTTTCCTTCTTGGTGACagacctcctgctcctcctgaagACATCTCTATGTATAATTTTGACAACTTGCCAG AAAAGTACTGGAAAAAATACCAGTATGCAGCCAAGTTTGTGCAGCTGGTAAGGACAAAAACCCCCAAAGTTACGCTCTACACAAGATATGCCAAGTGCATGTTGATGGAAAATTCACCCACTGCAGATGTTGAAATTTGTTTTTATGATG GAGCAAAGATACACAAGACAGCTGGTATAACTCGTGTGATTGAAAAATCAGGGAAGTCCTTCACTTTGAAAGGAGAAAGCGAAGCAGGTTTGAAGAAGGAAATACAAGTTTATATGGATCACGCAAATGAG GGACATCGTATATGCCGTGCACTGGAATCTGCtgttttagaagaagaaaaaaggagtgcAAGTGTTCCATTTTTTCCAATAATTGTTGGAAG aaaacctGGCAATTCTGAATCGCCACAGGCTGTAGCATCTCTGTTCTTGGACAATACAAGCTGTTCAAAAGAAGTCATGGCACTGGATAGAAATACAGCTGCCAGTTCTACTCCAGTTCAAACTCCGAACTGTCCTCCTTCT GTGGTGTCATATGAAAAGCCTGCATTTGTGACTAACACTGCTGAAACTACCTGCTCCTCTGTTCACCAAGCAGAATGCAGTCCAAATTCAGCCCAACTTTTAAAATCTGTCTTTGTGAAAAATGTTGGTTGGGCTTCTCAG CTGACCAGTGGAGCAGTGTGGGTTCAGTTTAATGATGGATCCCAGCTGGTAGCCCAAGCAGGTGTTTCTTCTATCACTTACACATCTCCAGATGGCCAGACAACTAG GTATGGAGAAAATGATAAGTTGCCAGAATACATCAAAGAGAAGCTGCACTATCTGTCTTCTATTCTTGTGATGTTTACCAATCCGGCTGGTCCCCACTGA